One Marinibacterium anthonyi genomic region harbors:
- a CDS encoding arginine deiminase: MSHGHAMSQFEYKESKFFSTFASVPEPAFEDPAEQTAVWGRQWGCTNDVGKLRAVLVHRPGDELNIVDGNMPMPEVGGFGDPDKGWYWMGNELPDLAAMQTAHDQLTGILRDNGVDVINIDKAAPGAMKQIYTRDSCISVKGGAIVTRLARKVRRGEELPVTRALAEAGCPILGTITGSGVFEGGGFALIDEKTAVCAVSIACNEEGVRQLEGILNYLGIELIKLPMPGYRIHIDGAFNMIDVDKAIVNTNELPYFFIDYLKKRGIKLIELPPDDSAFSLNSLAIAPGKLIMHGSRTKRLEDRLDEAGVELITCDYEPVEAGGGGIHCSTSPLARDAI, from the coding sequence ATGAGCCACGGACACGCCATGAGCCAGTTCGAGTACAAGGAGAGCAAGTTCTTCTCGACCTTTGCCTCCGTCCCCGAACCGGCCTTCGAAGACCCTGCCGAACAGACCGCCGTCTGGGGTCGCCAATGGGGCTGCACCAACGATGTCGGCAAGCTGCGCGCGGTGCTGGTGCACCGCCCGGGCGACGAGCTGAACATCGTCGACGGCAACATGCCCATGCCCGAGGTCGGCGGTTTCGGCGACCCGGACAAGGGCTGGTACTGGATGGGCAACGAGCTGCCGGACCTGGCGGCGATGCAGACAGCCCATGATCAGCTGACCGGCATCCTGCGCGACAACGGCGTCGACGTGATCAACATCGACAAGGCCGCGCCGGGCGCGATGAAGCAGATCTATACCCGCGACAGCTGCATTTCCGTCAAGGGCGGCGCCATCGTCACCCGCCTGGCCCGCAAGGTCCGCCGGGGCGAGGAACTGCCCGTCACCCGCGCGCTGGCCGAAGCCGGCTGCCCGATCCTGGGCACGATCACCGGTTCGGGCGTCTTCGAAGGCGGTGGTTTTGCCCTGATCGATGAAAAGACCGCCGTCTGCGCCGTTTCGATCGCCTGCAACGAGGAAGGCGTGCGCCAGCTCGAAGGGATCCTGAACTACCTGGGGATCGAGCTGATCAAGCTGCCGATGCCGGGCTACCGGATCCACATCGACGGCGCGTTCAACATGATCGACGTCGACAAGGCCATCGTGAACACGAACGAATTGCCCTATTTCTTCATCGACTACCTGAAGAAGCGCGGCATCAAGCTGATCGAGCTTCCGCCCGATGACAGCGCGTTCTCGCTCAACAGCCTCGCGATTGCCCCCGGCAAGCTGATCATGCACGGCAGCCGCACCAAGCGCCTTGAAGACCGGCTGGACGAAGCAGGGGTCGAGCTGATCACCTGCGATTACGAACCGGTCGAGGCAGGTGGTGGTGGCATCCACTGTTCGACCTCGCCGCTGGCACGGGACGCCATCTGA
- the cysA_1 gene encoding Sulfate/thiosulfate import ATP-binding protein CysA, whose amino-acid sequence MALLVVENLTMTYGKVTALDDVSLTVEEGEFITLLGPSGSGKTTLLMSIAGFTHPTAGDIGFDGRNITNLEPEDRDFGLVFQGYALFPHLTVADNVAFPLKVRKWDKARIKARVAEILDLVGMGHLANRKPRELSGGQQQRVALARALSFGPRVLLLDEPLSALDRMLRESMQQELRRLHRETGVTFLYVTHDQQEALTMSDRVAVFEKGRIVECDTAQRLFRAPKTRFVAEFLGENNFVQGTRINGTWSAFGSSFTLPAERDAPADCTDATLWLRPGDIAFGPGDGSGVIIEGVVEDVVFVGTLNNVHLRLGTGEEIVASVPDDLVPDEVMGKTLTFNARPGSVGVIAENT is encoded by the coding sequence ATGGCTCTTCTCGTTGTCGAAAACCTGACAATGACCTACGGCAAGGTTACGGCGCTCGACGACGTGTCGCTTACGGTCGAGGAGGGGGAGTTCATCACCCTCCTCGGCCCGTCGGGGTCGGGCAAGACCACCTTGCTGATGTCCATTGCCGGGTTCACCCACCCGACCGCCGGCGACATCGGTTTCGACGGTCGCAACATCACCAACCTCGAACCCGAGGATCGGGATTTCGGCCTGGTGTTTCAGGGCTACGCGTTGTTTCCGCACCTGACGGTGGCGGACAACGTCGCCTTTCCGCTGAAGGTGCGCAAATGGGACAAGGCGCGGATCAAGGCCCGGGTGGCCGAGATCCTGGACCTGGTCGGCATGGGCCACCTGGCGAACCGCAAGCCCAGGGAATTGTCGGGCGGTCAGCAGCAGCGTGTGGCACTTGCGCGGGCGCTGTCCTTCGGGCCGCGCGTTTTGCTGCTGGACGAACCGCTGTCGGCACTGGACCGGATGCTGCGGGAATCCATGCAGCAGGAATTGCGCCGCCTGCACCGCGAGACCGGCGTGACCTTCCTGTACGTGACCCACGACCAGCAGGAAGCGCTGACCATGTCGGACCGCGTCGCCGTGTTCGAAAAGGGCCGGATCGTGGAATGCGACACCGCGCAGCGCCTGTTCCGGGCGCCCAAGACCCGTTTCGTGGCCGAATTCCTGGGCGAGAACAATTTTGTTCAGGGAACGCGCATTAACGGCACATGGTCGGCCTTTGGGTCCAGCTTTACCCTGCCTGCCGAGCGTGACGCGCCCGCCGACTGCACGGATGCAACCCTGTGGCTGCGCCCCGGGGACATCGCCTTTGGGCCCGGCGACGGCAGCGGCGTGATCATCGAAGGCGTGGTCGAGGATGTCGTCTTTGTCGGCACGCTGAACAACGTGCACCTGCGGCTGGGCACCGGCGAAGAAATCGTCGCCTCGGTTCCCGACGACCTGGTCCCGGACGAGGTCATGGGCAAGACGCTGACTTTCAACGCCCGCCCGGGCTCTGTCGGCGTGATTGCCGAAAATACCTGA
- the hldE_1 gene encoding Bifunctional protein HldE, which yields MSATFFIGDVALDEYFLSERWPGPADKDFVTAMGDYVGGSIANAASVHAALGGPTEFVSLLNTSAISKRLCDELAARGVSIRHMIHDAAIAESRNLIFLTGREGAREHVVLTVDMGTQPMELSGKLMSELRQEGLAYTTLYRARRLRHGALAGADLFADLRAHGRRVVFDLDVGGFGPEDLPYLEGASVLIFNQMGYTQAFGDTPIARLGPWLRDNDVGCIIRTRAEDGAEAFDGRTHHDLPGLKVPVVDVTGAGDAFGGCLVHALGLGAALGDALDLAIVASARAVTVQGPAGGMACAAELAGFARRYRR from the coding sequence ATGAGCGCGACCTTCTTCATCGGCGACGTGGCGCTGGACGAATACTTCCTGTCCGAACGCTGGCCCGGCCCGGCGGACAAGGATTTCGTCACCGCCATGGGTGATTACGTCGGCGGATCCATCGCCAATGCGGCCAGCGTGCATGCCGCGCTTGGCGGGCCGACAGAGTTCGTGTCGCTGCTGAACACCAGCGCGATTTCGAAACGGCTGTGCGACGAACTGGCAGCGCGCGGCGTCTCGATCCGGCACATGATCCATGACGCGGCCATCGCGGAATCGCGCAACCTGATCTTCCTGACCGGGCGCGAGGGCGCGCGCGAACACGTGGTGCTGACCGTCGACATGGGCACCCAGCCCATGGAGCTGTCGGGCAAGCTGATGTCCGAACTGCGGCAGGAGGGGCTGGCCTATACCACGCTTTATCGCGCGCGGCGGCTGCGGCACGGGGCGCTGGCGGGGGCGGATCTGTTCGCCGACCTGCGTGCGCATGGCCGGCGGGTGGTCTTCGACCTGGACGTGGGTGGCTTCGGACCCGAGGATTTGCCCTATCTCGAAGGGGCTTCGGTGCTGATCTTCAACCAGATGGGCTATACCCAGGCCTTTGGCGACACGCCCATCGCCCGGCTGGGTCCCTGGCTGCGCGACAACGACGTGGGCTGCATCATCCGCACCCGTGCCGAAGACGGGGCCGAGGCGTTCGACGGGCGGACACACCACGACCTGCCGGGCCTGAAGGTGCCCGTGGTCGATGTCACCGGGGCCGGCGACGCCTTTGGCGGGTGCCTGGTGCATGCGCTGGGGCTGGGCGCGGCGCTGGGGGATGCGCTGGACCTGGCCATCGTCGCCTCGGCGCGTGCCGTGACGGTGCAGGGACCGGCCGGCGGCATGGCCTGCGCCGCCGAGCTGGCCGGCTTCGCGCGCCGCTACCGAAGGTGA
- the potH_2 gene encoding Putrescine transport system permease protein PotH produces the protein MPSRFERYALLLTLPAGVVVLALYAYPILQVLSLSLTEGKGALYNYTYLFHSRAVAKVVRTTASVGIYTTAITLVIAYAIAFGMIHMKEGQRRVAMLLVLIPFWISVLVRAFAWITILRSQGILNGALMGMGVLSQPLELVYNRLGVTIGMVHYMVPFAVLLIYANLTDIDRRVIQAARSLGARPMTVFLKVWLPMSAAGIGVASLFVMVFTLGFLVTPALLGGGKTLMIAEYISVQISTTRRWDLATSLSTALLIVVAVLIAIALRSPAMRSAFGGARK, from the coding sequence ATGCCATCGCGATTTGAACGATACGCATTGCTTCTGACCCTGCCCGCGGGTGTGGTGGTGCTGGCGCTATACGCCTACCCGATCCTGCAGGTCCTCAGCCTCAGCCTGACCGAAGGCAAGGGCGCGCTTTACAACTACACCTACCTGTTTCACAGCCGGGCGGTCGCAAAGGTCGTGCGCACCACCGCCAGCGTGGGCATCTACACCACCGCGATCACCCTGGTCATCGCCTATGCCATCGCCTTCGGCATGATCCACATGAAGGAAGGCCAGCGCCGGGTCGCGATGCTGCTGGTGCTGATCCCGTTCTGGATTTCGGTGCTGGTCCGGGCCTTTGCCTGGATCACCATCCTGCGCAGCCAGGGCATCCTGAACGGCGCGCTGATGGGGATGGGCGTTCTGAGCCAGCCTCTGGAGCTGGTCTACAACCGCCTGGGCGTGACCATCGGCATGGTCCATTACATGGTGCCCTTCGCGGTGCTGCTGATCTACGCCAACCTCACCGATATCGACCGCCGCGTGATCCAGGCGGCGCGGTCGCTTGGGGCGCGGCCCATGACCGTGTTCCTCAAGGTCTGGCTGCCGATGAGCGCGGCGGGCATCGGGGTCGCGTCGCTGTTCGTGATGGTCTTCACCCTGGGCTTCCTTGTCACGCCGGCGTTGCTGGGCGGGGGCAAGACGCTGATGATCGCCGAATACATCTCGGTCCAGATTTCCACGACCCGGCGCTGGGACCTGGCGACGTCGCTGTCGACCGCGCTGCTGATCGTGGTGGCCGTGCTGATCGCCATCGCGCTGCGCAGCCCGGCCATGCGGTCCGCCTTTGGGGGGGCAAGGAAATGA
- a CDS encoding ABC-type uncharacterized transport system, periplasmic component, producing MNRLFSKDAAEILVGKLRDGHIDRRAFLTALGAMGMTVALKPGMAHAEASEVVLCNWGGAAVDAFQEAFGKPFTDTTGVKLVVEGAGPSTGAIRTMVDSGNVIWDVTDGGLIDGMTLGAGGFVEPIDYSIVDKSKVREGLAQEYGIGNYTFASVLTYNKSKFDTAPTSWTDFFDFDKFPGKRTMCKWVQGQLELALLADGVAVEDLYPLDVDRAFAKLEPYLDDIIFWEGGAGSQQLFRDEEVTMGIIWHTRAKLLRDENPDFTWTWNGNMLSTSAWSVPKGNPAGKTVFEFINSSLDPAGQVVLLRLMGNGPTNPEAETMMTDEDRAINPTSPGNTDGQVLINAAYYAENEAELQNQFLDFIAV from the coding sequence ATGAACAGACTATTCTCGAAAGACGCGGCCGAGATCCTCGTCGGCAAGCTGCGTGACGGCCATATCGACCGGCGCGCGTTCCTGACCGCGCTTGGCGCGATGGGCATGACCGTGGCGCTGAAACCCGGCATGGCGCATGCAGAGGCCAGCGAAGTGGTGCTGTGCAACTGGGGCGGCGCGGCGGTCGATGCCTTCCAGGAAGCCTTTGGCAAGCCCTTCACCGACACGACCGGCGTCAAGCTGGTGGTCGAAGGCGCGGGCCCCTCGACCGGTGCGATCCGCACCATGGTCGACAGCGGCAACGTGATCTGGGACGTCACCGACGGCGGGCTGATCGACGGCATGACGCTGGGCGCGGGCGGTTTCGTGGAACCGATCGACTATTCGATCGTCGACAAGTCCAAGGTGCGCGAGGGTCTCGCCCAGGAATACGGCATCGGCAACTACACCTTCGCGTCGGTGCTGACCTACAACAAGTCCAAGTTCGACACCGCACCGACCAGCTGGACCGACTTCTTCGATTTCGACAAGTTCCCCGGCAAGCGCACCATGTGCAAATGGGTGCAGGGTCAGCTGGAACTGGCGTTGCTGGCCGACGGCGTGGCGGTCGAGGACCTGTATCCGCTGGACGTCGACCGGGCTTTCGCGAAACTCGAACCCTACCTGGACGACATCATCTTCTGGGAAGGCGGCGCCGGCAGCCAGCAGCTGTTCCGCGACGAAGAGGTCACCATGGGCATCATCTGGCACACCCGCGCCAAGCTCTTGCGTGACGAGAACCCCGATTTCACCTGGACCTGGAACGGCAACATGCTGTCGACCTCGGCCTGGTCGGTGCCCAAGGGCAACCCGGCGGGCAAGACCGTGTTCGAATTCATCAACTCTTCGCTGGATCCGGCCGGCCAGGTCGTGCTGCTGCGCCTGATGGGCAATGGCCCGACCAACCCCGAGGCGGAAACGATGATGACGGACGAAGACCGCGCCATCAACCCGACGTCGCCGGGCAACACCGACGGCCAGGTGCTGATCAACGCCGCCTATTACGCCGAAAACGAGGCCGAGCTGCAGAACCAGTTCCTGGACTTCATCGCCGTCTGA
- the aruI gene encoding putative 2-ketoarginine decarboxylase AruI: MRNLAKYLVETLEANGVDVVFGIPGVHTIELYRALDGAQIDHVTPRHEQGAGFMADGYARVTGKPGVCFIITGPGMTNIATAMGQAYGDSIPMLVISTVNSVGEIGSGRGHLHEIKNQSAMAETVSAFSHTILDASEVEPVLARAFALFSSARPRPVHIQIPVGLLTQDAADQPPARRFNAPFPPAPSRAALDQAVTALSDAKAPMIIAGGGAQKAANDIRTLARRIGAPVHMTVNGRGILPETDPLAVPVCGDFKGVTDLMRGSDVILALGTELGPTDFADTLPAKSDVPATLIRVDLDPEGLTRGLLPDLPILADVAETVTALLDALPDLAPERAPDLDAAATRAAAIRDGVRDTLPPVLSAGLTLMDIVAQACPDAIIVGDSCQPVYSGCIAFGGLAPGSWFCSATGYGTLGYALPAAIGAAIGQPDRPVFGLIGDGGLMFTIGELASAVEAGTKVRIILWNNQGYEEIKRFMVDAGVPPLGVDIAVPQFGPILAGFGWSHVQLSDPDSLRAHLAPPATGNEVIEIDEAGFMRALGL, translated from the coding sequence ATGCGAAATCTGGCGAAGTATCTGGTCGAGACTCTCGAGGCCAACGGGGTCGATGTCGTCTTCGGTATTCCCGGTGTGCACACGATCGAATTGTACCGTGCACTGGACGGCGCGCAGATCGACCATGTCACGCCGCGCCACGAACAGGGCGCCGGGTTCATGGCCGACGGCTACGCGCGGGTGACCGGCAAGCCCGGCGTCTGTTTCATCATCACCGGCCCCGGCATGACCAACATCGCCACCGCCATGGGCCAGGCCTACGGCGATTCCATCCCGATGCTGGTGATCTCCACCGTCAATTCCGTGGGCGAGATCGGTTCGGGCCGCGGCCACCTGCACGAGATCAAGAACCAAAGCGCCATGGCCGAAACGGTCAGCGCCTTCAGCCACACGATCCTGGATGCCAGCGAGGTCGAACCGGTGCTGGCCCGCGCCTTCGCGCTGTTCTCCTCGGCGCGCCCGCGCCCGGTGCACATCCAGATCCCGGTCGGCCTGCTGACCCAGGACGCCGCCGACCAGCCGCCCGCCCGCCGCTTCAACGCGCCCTTCCCGCCCGCACCGTCGCGCGCGGCGCTGGATCAGGCGGTGACGGCACTGAGCGACGCCAAGGCCCCCATGATCATCGCCGGGGGCGGCGCGCAGAAGGCGGCCAATGACATCCGCACCCTGGCCCGCCGCATCGGCGCGCCGGTGCACATGACGGTCAACGGGCGCGGCATCCTGCCCGAAACCGATCCGCTGGCGGTGCCGGTCTGCGGCGACTTCAAGGGCGTGACCGACCTGATGCGCGGATCCGACGTGATCCTGGCGCTTGGCACCGAACTGGGCCCGACCGACTTCGCCGACACGCTGCCCGCCAAGTCCGACGTCCCCGCCACCCTGATCCGCGTCGACCTGGATCCCGAAGGGCTGACGCGCGGCCTGCTGCCCGACCTGCCCATTCTGGCGGACGTGGCCGAGACCGTGACCGCCCTGCTGGACGCCCTGCCCGACCTGGCACCCGAACGCGCGCCCGACCTGGACGCCGCCGCCACCCGCGCCGCCGCCATCCGCGACGGCGTGCGCGACACCCTGCCGCCGGTCCTGTCTGCCGGGCTGACGCTGATGGACATCGTCGCGCAGGCCTGCCCCGACGCGATCATCGTCGGCGACAGCTGCCAGCCGGTCTATTCGGGCTGCATCGCTTTCGGCGGCCTGGCACCCGGCAGCTGGTTCTGTTCGGCCACCGGCTACGGAACCCTGGGCTATGCCCTGCCCGCCGCCATCGGCGCGGCCATCGGCCAACCCGACCGCCCGGTCTTCGGCCTGATCGGCGATGGCGGTCTGATGTTCACAATCGGCGAACTGGCCTCGGCCGTCGAAGCGGGAACCAAGGTGCGCATCATCCTGTGGAACAACCAGGGCTACGAGGAAATCAAGCGTTTCATGGTGGACGCCGGCGTGCCGCCTTTGGGCGTCGACATCGCGGTTCCGCAGTTCGGCCCGATCCTTGCGGGCTTCGGGTGGTCCCATGTCCAGCTGTCCGATCCCGACAGCCTGCGCGCCCACCTGGCACCCCCCGCCACCGGCAACGAGGTGA
- the ydcV_6 gene encoding Inner membrane ABC transporter permease protein YdcV: MRTRSSAQLRRTLLMAICWACLLFLFLPVLVVIPVSLTDKTYLSLPEHGVSLQHYASVAEPENGWMTAMGHSLIMAITAAIVSTMLAAAFSIGAWVKSGWWPSAIRILMLSPMIVPPIIYAVGMVRVLSGLRLMDTFIGVLTVHVILGLPMALLAIAASLSNFDNRVVLAARSLGAGPFTIFAKVILPNIVPGLGAAAFLAFITSWDEITVTLFITARNFVTLPRRIYTSIADSIDPALASIATILLLVTVVVLVGRLFFTGKPKESAAK, from the coding sequence ATGAGAACCCGGTCTTCCGCACAGCTGCGCCGCACCCTGCTGATGGCGATCTGCTGGGCCTGTCTTCTGTTCCTGTTCCTGCCGGTTCTGGTCGTCATTCCGGTGTCGCTGACCGACAAGACCTACCTGTCGCTGCCCGAGCACGGCGTGTCCCTGCAGCACTATGCGTCGGTGGCCGAACCCGAAAACGGCTGGATGACGGCCATGGGCCATTCGCTGATCATGGCGATCACGGCGGCCATCGTGTCGACCATGCTGGCCGCGGCGTTTTCCATCGGCGCCTGGGTGAAATCGGGCTGGTGGCCGTCCGCGATCCGCATCCTGATGCTGTCGCCGATGATCGTGCCGCCGATCATCTACGCGGTGGGCATGGTGCGCGTGCTGTCGGGGCTGCGCCTGATGGATACGTTCATCGGCGTGCTGACCGTGCATGTCATCCTGGGCCTGCCCATGGCGCTGCTGGCCATCGCCGCGTCGCTGTCGAATTTCGACAACCGCGTGGTGCTGGCGGCCCGCAGCCTGGGCGCCGGTCCCTTCACCATCTTCGCCAAGGTGATCCTGCCCAACATCGTGCCGGGCCTGGGGGCGGCCGCCTTTCTTGCCTTCATCACGTCCTGGGACGAGATCACCGTCACCCTTTTCATCACCGCCCGGAACTTCGTGACCCTTCCGCGGCGGATCTACACTTCGATCGCGGATTCCATCGATCCGGCGCTCGCCTCCATCGCCACCATTCTGCTGTTGGTGACGGTCGTGGTGCTGGTCGGGCGGCTTTTCTTCACCGGGAAGCCCAAGGAAAGCGCGGCGAAATGA
- a CDS encoding membrane complex biogenesis protein, BtpA family yields MTGRLTEIFAQPKPVLGMLHLTGDAAEERLELALRETALMIEGGVDGVVVENYFGTSDDVRRVLDAFAAKRPDTVVGLNLLRDFRLGFDLVRDYGLSFLQIDSVAGHLPPDEDADYAAELADRRASVPALILGGVRFKYQPVKSGRSEDEDLRLGMDRADAIVVTGLGTGQETGDDKVQRFRAVVGDDYPLFIGAGLTADTAARQLAAADGAIVGSYFKDSYKDTGRVDLAHVRHLMNQVRQLREKDPA; encoded by the coding sequence ATGACCGGACGGTTGACGGAGATCTTCGCGCAGCCAAAGCCCGTGCTGGGCATGCTGCACCTGACAGGTGATGCGGCCGAGGAGCGGCTGGAGCTGGCCCTGCGGGAAACCGCGCTGATGATCGAGGGCGGGGTCGATGGTGTCGTGGTCGAGAACTACTTCGGCACGTCCGACGACGTGCGTCGGGTGCTGGACGCCTTTGCCGCCAAACGCCCCGATACGGTGGTGGGCCTGAACCTGCTGCGCGACTTCCGGCTGGGGTTCGACCTGGTGCGCGATTACGGCCTGTCCTTCCTGCAGATCGACAGTGTCGCCGGCCACCTGCCGCCTGACGAGGATGCCGATTACGCCGCCGAACTGGCGGACCGGCGGGCGTCGGTTCCGGCGCTGATCCTGGGCGGCGTGCGGTTCAAGTACCAGCCGGTAAAGTCGGGCCGGTCCGAGGACGAGGACCTGCGCCTGGGCATGGACCGGGCCGACGCGATCGTGGTGACGGGGCTTGGCACGGGGCAGGAAACCGGCGATGACAAGGTCCAGCGGTTCCGCGCGGTGGTGGGCGATGATTACCCGTTGTTCATCGGGGCGGGCCTGACCGCCGATACCGCCGCGCGTCAACTCGCCGCCGCTGACGGCGCCATCGTCGGCAGCTATTTCAAGGACAGCTACAAGGATACGGGCCGGGTCGACCTGGCCCATGTCCGCCACCTGATGAACCAGGTGCGGCAATTGCGCGAAAAGGATCCGGCATGA
- the allA_1 gene encoding Ureidoglycolate hydrolase, whose protein sequence is MNVMVQDLSPETFAPFGRVHDLGGRDGDPGVTLVQTEGPGWSDRYTATPLISTSGSLGLTRAGAAPFEVVRMERHPNTEEALFCLDGDMILVAAPAGPAERPAASDLRAFRVPVGQAVVLHPGTWHDACRGVDGPVDYYWVATVGTGTDWRDLDPHPVTIVMDRA, encoded by the coding sequence ATGAACGTGATGGTCCAGGACCTGAGCCCCGAAACCTTTGCCCCCTTCGGGCGGGTGCATGACCTGGGCGGGCGCGACGGCGACCCGGGCGTGACGCTGGTGCAGACCGAAGGCCCCGGCTGGTCGGACCGCTATACCGCCACGCCGCTGATTTCGACCAGCGGCAGCCTGGGCCTGACCCGCGCCGGCGCTGCGCCCTTCGAGGTCGTGCGCATGGAACGCCATCCCAACACCGAGGAAGCGCTGTTCTGCCTGGACGGCGACATGATCCTGGTGGCGGCACCGGCCGGTCCCGCCGAACGCCCCGCCGCATCCGACCTGCGCGCCTTCCGCGTGCCGGTGGGCCAGGCGGTGGTGCTGCACCCGGGCACCTGGCACGATGCCTGCCGGGGGGTGGACGGGCCGGTGGACTATTACTGGGTGGCCACGGTCGGCACCGGCACCGACTGGCGCGACCTGGATCCGCATCCGGTCACCATCGTCATGGACCGGGCATGA
- the gstB_1 gene encoding Glutathione S-transferase GST-6.0, whose translation MRHGFVPAPKTMLDARGLLAQAAIAGGNVRIGLKDATWIARGVKVPSNAAMVEKACRMLDDPGVERMGPGAPARHWVFERTTHMLTLFHSPGSCSNGILYLLNDLDLPHRVHVVDILKGDQRQPDYRALNPKGKVPALRLEDGTVLTEFPVIAFWIAQSGAWPGDPLAQARTLELLDFMVASVHMRGFTFVKVPGKFVSDPDAQAALYAHGRDQVDQGLAILSETLGDKDYLQGDFTIADAALIYLLDWAEMDGIAIADNLAACHARLRARPAYAASAAHWTR comes from the coding sequence GTGCGCCATGGCTTTGTTCCCGCGCCCAAGACGATGCTGGATGCGCGTGGCCTGCTGGCGCAGGCGGCGATCGCGGGGGGCAACGTGCGGATCGGGCTGAAGGACGCGACCTGGATCGCGCGCGGCGTCAAGGTGCCGTCGAATGCGGCGATGGTGGAAAAAGCCTGCCGAATGCTTGACGATCCGGGGGTCGAGCGGATGGGCCCCGGGGCGCCCGCGCGGCACTGGGTCTTTGAAAGGACAACGCACATGCTGACGCTTTTCCATTCGCCGGGCAGCTGCTCGAACGGTATCCTCTACCTGCTGAACGATCTGGACCTGCCGCACCGGGTCCACGTGGTCGACATCCTGAAGGGCGACCAGAGACAGCCGGATTACCGCGCGCTGAACCCCAAGGGCAAGGTGCCGGCGCTGCGGCTGGAGGACGGCACCGTGCTGACCGAATTCCCGGTCATCGCCTTCTGGATCGCGCAGTCCGGGGCCTGGCCCGGTGATCCGCTGGCGCAGGCGCGCACGCTGGAACTGCTGGATTTCATGGTGGCATCGGTGCACATGCGCGGCTTTACCTTCGTCAAGGTGCCGGGCAAGTTCGTTTCGGATCCCGACGCGCAGGCCGCCCTTTATGCCCATGGCCGCGACCAGGTGGACCAGGGGCTGGCGATCCTGTCGGAAACCCTGGGCGACAAGGATTACCTGCAGGGCGATTTCACCATCGCCGACGCGGCGCTGATCTACCTGCTGGACTGGGCCGAGATGGACGGGATCGCAATTGCGGACAACCTGGCCGCCTGTCACGCGCGCCTGCGGGCGCGCCCGGCCTATGCCGCTTCGGCCGCGCATTGGACGCGATAG
- the cytR_2 gene encoding HTH-type transcriptional repressor CytR gives MTGKPPVRRARAVTIRDVAKRARVSAAAVSRHFNQRIVLPEATVKRIETAASDLGYRPNVAARRLKTGSSESLGIVISDVAYPFFGAVASAAEAECARNGYSLLILNSRNIAENEIAFLQRIEDAQVDGVLLMTNHSVQDKLVETINRVKNVVLADEDVEGADASRLFARNFEGARMAVDHLIENGHTRIAFVGGDPGLLSTRERRRGWHDALTDAGLTPDPELELFPGYRIDSGEAAFAAFDAMDHPPTAIFAIADMIAIGLLRAFHAHGLRVPQAASLIGFDDTFLMDVLDPPMTTVRQSPEVFGTRGIQLLQQTVEGKLDAPETEYVDVELVRRSSVGAPRQGRHWRDVGDSHPPGHPRQIPST, from the coding sequence ATGACCGGAAAGCCGCCCGTCCGGCGTGCCCGTGCGGTCACGATCCGCGATGTCGCCAAGCGCGCGCGCGTGTCGGCGGCGGCGGTGTCGCGGCATTTCAACCAGCGGATCGTGCTGCCGGAAGCGACGGTGAAGCGGATCGAGACCGCGGCGAGCGACCTGGGGTATCGGCCCAACGTCGCGGCGCGACGGCTGAAGACCGGCAGCAGCGAATCCCTGGGCATCGTCATCTCGGACGTGGCCTATCCGTTCTTCGGCGCGGTCGCGAGCGCGGCCGAGGCGGAATGCGCGCGCAACGGCTACAGCCTGCTGATCCTCAACAGCCGCAACATCGCCGAGAACGAGATCGCGTTCCTGCAGCGGATCGAGGACGCGCAGGTCGACGGCGTGCTGCTGATGACCAACCATTCGGTCCAGGACAAGCTGGTCGAGACGATCAACCGGGTGAAGAACGTGGTGCTGGCCGACGAGGATGTCGAAGGCGCCGATGCCTCGCGGCTGTTCGCGCGCAACTTCGAAGGCGCGCGGATGGCGGTCGACCACCTGATCGAGAACGGGCACACGCGCATCGCCTTCGTCGGCGGCGACCCGGGGCTGTTGTCGACCCGCGAGCGCCGGCGCGGCTGGCACGATGCGCTGACCGATGCGGGGCTGACCCCGGATCCCGAGCTGGAGCTGTTTCCGGGCTACAGGATCGACAGCGGCGAGGCGGCCTTTGCCGCGTTCGACGCGATGGATCATCCGCCCACGGCGATCTTTGCCATCGCCGACATGATCGCCATCGGGCTTTTGCGGGCGTTCCATGCCCACGGGCTGCGGGTGCCGCAGGCGGCGTCGCTGATCGGGTTCGACGACACGTTCCTGATGGATGTGCTTGACCCGCCGATGACCACCGTCCGCCAGTCGCCCGAGGTCTTCGGGACGCGCGGCATCCAGCTGTTGCAGCAGACGGTCGAGGGCAAGCTGGACGCGCCGGAAACGGAATATGTCGATGTCGAGCTGGTCAGGCGCAGCTCCGTCGGTGCGCCGCGACAGGGCCGCCACTGGCGGGACGTCGGCGACAGCCATCCACCGGGTCACCCCCGGCAGATACCGTCAACATGA